The following proteins come from a genomic window of Caloenas nicobarica isolate bCalNic1 chromosome 24, bCalNic1.hap1, whole genome shotgun sequence:
- the LOC135997919 gene encoding feather keratin Cos1-2-like yields the protein MSLSENYYFHKGCLGLRHCRTPIKGSPTLCSLIHFSRLLLLGNQVNLCPRDMSCCNPCMPCQPCGPTPLANSCNEPCVRQCQSSNVVIQPSPVIVTLPGPILSSFPQNTVVGSSTSAAVGSILSSEGVPINSGGFDLSCITSRYCGSRCQPC from the exons ATGAGCTTgtcagaaaattattacttcCACAAAGGATGCCTGGGCCTGAGGCACTGCAGGACTCCTATAAAAGGCAGCCCAACCCTCTGCTCTCTCATCCACTTCTCTCGTCTCCTTCTCCTTGGGAATCAG GTGAACCTCTGTCCCAGAGACATGTCCTGCTGCAACCCGTGcatgccctgccagccctgtggcccaACCccactggccaacagctgcaatgagccctgtgtcAGGCAGTGCCAGAGCTCCAATGTCGTCATCCAGCCCTCCCCAGTGATTGTGACTCTGcccggccccatcctcagctccttcccgcAGAACACCGTTGTGGGCTCCTCCACCtccgctgctgttggcagcatcctcagctctgAGGGAGTTCCCATCAACTCTGGGGGCTTTGACCTCTCCTGCATTACCAGCCGGTACTGTGGCAGCAGATGCCAACCCTGCTAA
- the LOC135997957 gene encoding feather keratin Cos1-2-like gives MSLSENYYFDKGCLGLRQCRTPIKDSPTLCSIIHFSRLLLLGNQVNVCPRDMSCCNPCVPCQPCGPTPLANSCNEPCVRQCQSSNIVIQPSPVIVTLPGPILSSFPQNTVVGSSTSAAVGSILSSEGVPINSGGFDLSCITSRYYGNRCRPC, from the exons ATGAGCTtgtcagaaaattattatttcgACAAAGgctgcctgggcctgaggcAGTGCAGGACTCCTATAAAAGACAGCCCAACTCTCTGCTCTATCATCCACTTCTCTCGCCTCCTGCTTCTTGGGAATCAG GTGAACGTCTGTCCCAGAGACATGTCCTGCTGCAACCCATGtgtgccctgccagccctgtggcccaaccccgctggccaacagctgcaatgagccctgtgtcAGGCAGTGCCAGAGCTCCAACATCGTCATCCAGCCCTCCCCAGTGATTgtgaccctgcccggccccatcctcagctccttcccacagaACACCGTTGTGGGCTCCTCCACCtccgctgctgttggcagcattCTCAGCTCTGAGGGTGTTCCCATCAACTCTGGGGGCTTTGACCTCTCCTGCATTACCAGCCGCTACTACGGAAACAGATGCCGACCCTGCTAA
- the LOC135998003 gene encoding feather keratin Cos1-1/Cos1-3/Cos2-1-like, protein MSLSENYYFHKGCLGLRQCRTAIKGNPTLCSLIHFSHLLLLGNLVNVCPRDMSCCNPCVPCQPCGPTPLANSCNEPCVRQCQSSNVVIQPSPVIVTLPGPILSSFPQNTVVGSSTSAAIGSILSSEGVPINSGGFDLSCITSRYYGNRCRPC, encoded by the exons ATGAGCTTgtcagaaaattattacttcCACAAAGgctgcctgggcctgaggcAGTGCAGGACTGCTATAAAAGGCAACCCAACTCTCTGCTCTCTCATCCACTTCTCTCACCTCCTTCTCCTTGGGAATCTG GTGAACGTCTGTCCCAGAGACATGTCCTGCTGCAACCCGTGtgtgccctgccagccctgtggcccaACCccactggccaacagctgcaatgagccctgtgtcAGGCAGTGCCAGAGCTCCAACGTCGTCATCCAGCCCTCCCCAGTGATTgtgaccctgcccggccccatcctcagctccttcccacagaACACCGTTGTGGGCtcctccacctctgctgctattggcagcatcctcagctctgAGGGAGTTCCCATCAACTCTGGAGGCTTTGACCTCTCCTGCATTACCAGCCGCTACTACGGAAACAGATGCCGACCCTGCTAA